The genome window AGCCGGTGACGAGGAGGGAGACGACGACGAGGAGGGAGCGGCCGGAAAGGTCGATCTTCATGGTTCTCCGAGGACGGCCCGGACCTGCGCCAGGAGCGCTCGCCGGAGGAAGGGTTTGGCCATGTAGGCGTCGGCGCCCGCCTCGAAGCCCCGGTCCTGGTGGGCGGCGTCAACGTAGGCGGCCGTGAGCATGATCACCGGGAGGTTGCCGGTCTCCCCGCCGTCCTTCAGGCGGCGGCAGACCTCGAAGCCGTCCATCTCCGGCAGGTGCAGATCGAGGATCACCAGGTCGAAGCTCTCGCCCGCGGCGCGGGTGAGGGCCTCCTCCCCGCTGCGCACGCCCACGATCTCGAAGCCCTCGGGCCCGAGGTAGCGCTCGAGCACCTTGAGCATGAAGGGATCGTCGTCCACGCAGAGGACCCGTCGTACGCTCATCGCTTCGTCCCCCGTCGGACCCCCGCGAGGCCCTCTTCGGCCGCCTGGCCCAGCTCGCCGTAGGTCTCCGGTGGCTCCACCCGCTCGATCAGATAGGTCGGGCGACCCAAGCTCCGCTCGTGCAGCCGCCCGACGTACTCTCCCAGCAGGCCGAGGCCGAGCAGCTGCAGCCCGGCGAGGGC of Deltaproteobacteria bacterium contains these proteins:
- a CDS encoding response regulator; its protein translation is MSVRRVLCVDDDPFMLKVLERYLGPEGFEIVGVRSGEEALTRAAGESFDLVILDLHLPEMDGFEVCRRLKDGGETGNLPVIMLTAAYVDAAHQDRGFEAGADAYMAKPFLRRALLAQVRAVLGEP